The Capsicum annuum cultivar UCD-10X-F1 chromosome 3, UCD10Xv1.1, whole genome shotgun sequence genomic sequence TGACcactaatttttaaaaagtgCGTGAAATTTTTATCACAAAGAATATTTAAAAGCTtgaaattttaacaaaataataaccaaaaatTACTATTGTTTTTAATTCATGTCCCAgtaacatgaaaataatcaaGACTTGTTAGTGTTTACACATATTCAGAAAACcactaactaaattcaaaataaagtaacaatatgaaaaaaaaaaataaacattaccATCATGCTTCATCAGCCCCATCCACTACACAATTAACTTGAAGTACCTAACTGCAAAAAGACAAATAAGATCTATTAGAAGAATAATAGATACATTCTAATGATCTATACTTAATAGAATTCACTATTTAGGAAGAAAACAACTAAGAGAAAACATTataaaaatttttatattttttcagttatttcATTCTGCGGTAACATGCTTGGTCCGTTAAATTTTGACACGAGAAATTATCATAAGAGgagaattcataattcaaattatCACTTGAAAGAGAAACGcgagaaattatcaaaaagaaaTATCCATTGTCAATTGTTAATTATGCataatttatttacaaattttaaaggtagaaagaataatgataataaatgcaagaagactaaataaaaaaaatacgatGAATATATGATAATGTGatgattatatataaaaatatgatgaatatatatatatatatatatcaaaactAAGAAGACTAATTCATGTATGATAATTGATATAGATCCaaactaaaagaagagaaaactaGCCAAAAGAAGGGAGATAAAGCCgagaatactaaaataaaaatcaaaacacaacataatataaaagaaaaaagatagataTCTTGACCTAGAAACATACAAACCAAAAGAACCaaaggatgtatcaaatcctaagacCCAAATGACCTATATGAGTAACACCAAGATCTTACCTTGACACAAAAGGAACTCAATCTTtcccaagcaccaacgtttctaagcCAAATACCAACACTAGTAAAATTCAACACTAGATGCTAGCCCTAGTTACAATCTCACAACGGAGAGAAGAAAAAGTGTTTCAAAGTTTGTCTTTCAATATCATGCAATaactaataaagaaataagactAAAAGTTTATTTATAGCTATTACATAcaaaaaatgcccttaatgagcctTGAAGGAGAGACGCCCTTGGAGTGTGAGTAAGAGGTGGACTTGGAGTATTTTCAAGGTCCCTCTTCACACTTAAGCTTATGCACTCCTTTGGATGAATTCATGACACACTCACAAGAATTCATCTTCATGAACATGGCTTGTAGACTTTGTAATTCTCTAGATTGACTCCTTGTGAAAGAACTTGAGCTCTTGgcacccgtatcatcctctccatcttgaaaggaatttggcCTCAAATTCACAGGTTCTTCAACTTTAATTGTGTCCACAGGTGAGAGGTCACACACATCGAAAGTGTTGTGTACTTGGTACTTAGgtggaaggtcaatcttgtatgCATTATCATTGATCCTTTCAAGCACTTGGAAAGGATCATTACCCCTCGGCATTAGATTAGCTTTTGTTTGTGTTGGAAACCGCTTcttccttaggtgcacccacacccaattaCTTGGTTCTAGCACAAGTCTCCTTCTTCCCTTGTTGGCTCTCTTAGCAACTTCTTGATTATTTTTCTCTAGTTGGTTTCTCACTTTCTCATGCAACTTTTTCATAGATTCTGCCCTTTTGTTTCTATCTAGTCTCAACACAATATCACTAGACAAAGAGGTAAGTTCTAAAGGGGTGAAGGGGTTCATGCCGTATACACAGTCAAAGAGAGTCATACCCGTAGTCGAATGaataacacgattataagcaaactcgaCTAGGGGTAGGTGATCTTCCCAAGAAGTCATCTTACCTTTGACCATGGAGAAAATCATAGAAcccaaggtcctatttactacttccattTAGCCAttggtttgtgggtggcaagaggTTGAGAATAGCAACTTCataccaagcctaccccacatcgACTTCTAAAAATGACTAAGAAACTTGGAGTCCCTATCTCCAACAATGGTCCGAATAATCCCATTAGTTTCACAACATACTCAACAAATAAAGAGGCTACACTGGATGCATCCCCACTCTTGAAACATGAGATGAAATAGGCCATTTTAGAGAAACGGTCAACTATTATAAAGATGTTATCCCTTCTTTTCCTTGTCCTTGGAAGCCCCAAAATTAAGTCCATAGATATGTCAAGCCAAGTACAAAAGGGAGTGGGAAGCGGGGTATACAACCCTTGAGGGAAAAGGCGGGATTTGGCATCCCTACAATCCATTTATTGGCCACATATCTTAGCAACATCTTTGCACATTTTAGGCTAATAGACTTGCTCCTCTAAGATTTTGAGGGTCTTCAATTCCAAAGTATCCCATTAGGCCACCATCATATGCCTCTCTCACAAATACCTCTCTCCAAGAACTAGAGGGCACACACAACCTTCTTCCTTTAAACAAATAACCATCAAACTTAGAGTAAAAAGTCAAACCCCCTTCCTTGAGCCATCTTTCCTTACCCCACTCTTCACATTCCCTACAAATAGGAGCAACGAAAGGGTCCTCAGGATATAATAATATTAGGCTCTCAAATCCCACCAACTTGGAAGATAAGGTAGTAATAAGCAGATGTTTCCTAGATAATGTGTCGGCAACTAcatttttctttcccttcttGTATTGAATGACATAAGGGAAGGTTTCTTGGAATTCAATCCACTTAGCATGCCCTATGTTTAACTTGTGTTGGGCCCTAAGATATTTCAAGGATTCATGGTCCGTTTGGATCATAAATTCTTTGGGCCATAAGTAGTGTTACTAATTACCTAAAGCTCTAATCTAGTCGTATAACTCTAGATCGTAAGTAGAATAATTTAGAGTCGCACCCTTGAGCATTTCACTAAAATAGGCAATAGGTTTGAGATCTTGCATTAAGACGGCACCTATTCCTACTTTACTTGCATCACATTTAACTTCAAACATCTTATCAAAGTTAGGTAATTGCAACAACAGGGTGgaaatgaccataacttttaaCGTTTTAAAGGCCTTAGCTTGCTCATCACCCCTCTTGAAAGGTTGGTCTTTTCAAATGATTTCGGTTAAGAGGGCAGCAATAGTGctaaaccctttaacaaaccttctataaaagcTTGTCAAACCATGGAAACTTTGGATTTCTCCAATAGATCTTGGGGTCGGCCAAATCTTAATAGCgtctatcttggattcatccaccTCAACTCCCCTTGAACTTACAACAAATCTCAAGAACACAACCTTGTCAATACCAAAAGAACATTTCTcaaaattagcatataacttctcattcCTAAGGACATCAAATATACTTTACAAATGCAACACATGTTCTTCAAGGGACTTGTTAtaaaccaagacatcatcaaagtGCACAACAAAAAACTTTCCAATAAACGGTtttatcacatgattcattaaccGCATGAAAGTACT encodes the following:
- the LOC124896676 gene encoding uncharacterized protein LOC124896676 codes for the protein MTLFDCVYGMNPFTPLELTSLSSDIVLRLDRNKRAESMKKLHEKVRNQLEKNNQEVAKRANKGRRRLVLEPSNWVWVHLRKKRFPTQTKANLMPRGNDPFQVLERINDNAYKIDLPPKYQVHNTFDVCDLSPVDTIKVEEPVNLRPNSFQDGEDDTGAKSSSSFTRSQSRELQSLQAMFMKMNSCECVMNSSKGVHKLKCEEGP